A DNA window from Daucus carota subsp. sativus chromosome 3, DH1 v3.0, whole genome shotgun sequence contains the following coding sequences:
- the LOC108211679 gene encoding anthocyanidin 3-O-glucoside 6''-O-acyltransferase-like gives MVTVLEKCRISPPQDHSVAENLLPLTFFDLVWQNWPSLSRVYFYDFPCSTSELRQTLVPRLKKSLASTLEHYFPFCGNLIIPTTFSDNATAALRYLKNDSVSLTIAEFSGTSSAGFEHLSADHARDVNELFSLIPELPPGDTDHASPVLSIQVTLFPGQGFSIGFRNSHLVADGRTMFNFIATWASINAKQLKSEDDFDTIKTLPFYDRSVIKDAKGMTSNFLKIGLQIAQQISKASGPATHELDLVQETASIVLANEIDDENEVLEHMIIAIDTRARLDPPIPSNYFGNAVSPCKITLNLSRLRGQEGFVYAAKEIKEALHEQINNDEGVLRGLDTIFDDIEAMKGQKIFGVAGSPKLDYYSTDFGFGKPKKYEVVSEKFSLAASRDSSGGLELGFAFSKNEMDAFTSSWVLRRGCNRGAEQATLGARLMRRRSYYWAGGGYPGFSGVTRQGGDDMCPGAPKVASWVLTRRSVAHSSGAFGAGKGVTPTERADAVGACWSCGHRRVPAV, from the exons ATGGTGACTGTTCTTGAGAAGTGCCGCATTTCACCACCACAAGATCACTCTGTTGCCGAAAACCTTTTACCCCTCACGTTTTTTGACCTAGTATGGCAAAACTGGCCCTCTCTTAGCCGTGTTTACTTCTATGATTTCCCCTGTTCTACCAGTGAGTTGAGGCAAACACTTGTTCCGCGTCTTAAGAAATCGCTAGCCTCAACTCTCGAACACTATTTTCCCTTCTGTGGTAATTTGATAATTCCCACAACTTTTTCTGATAACGCAACTGCTGCACTTCGTTACTTGAAAAATGACTCTGTTTCGTTGACAATAGCTGAGTTTAGTGGCACAAGCTCCGCAGGGTTTGAGCATCTATCTGCAGATCATGCTCGCGATGTTAATGAGTTGTTTTCTCTTATTCCTGAACTCCCGCCAGGTGATACTGATCATGCATCTCCGGTTTTATCTATTCAGGTGACGTTGTTTCCGGGCCAGGGATTCAGCATTGGATTCAGAAACTCCCATCTGGTTGCTGATGGAAGAACCATGTTCAACTTTATAGCGACATGGGCTTCTATTAATGCTAAGCAGCTTAAAAGTGAGGATGACTTTGACACTATAAAGACTCTCCCGTTTTATGACAGGAGCGTGATCAAAGACGCGAAGGGAATGACTTCAAATTTCCTGAAAATTGGTTTACAAATCGCACAGCAAATTTCGAAGGCTTCTGGTCCTGCAACACATGAATTAGATCTTGTTCAAGAAACA GCAAGCATTGTTCTCGCAAATGAAATTGATGATGAAAACGAAGTTTTGGAACATATGATTATAGCTATAGACACCAGGGCTCGTCTGGATCCGCCAATTCCTTCAAATTATTTTGGAAATGCGGTTTCTCCTTGTAAGATCACGTTAAATCTGAGCCGATTGAGAGGCCAAGAAGGCTTCGTATATGCTGCTAAAGAAATAAAAGAGGCTCTTCATGAACAGATAAACAACGACGAGGGAGTGTTGAGAGGGCTTGATACGATTTTTGATGATATAGAAGCGATGAAAGGGCAGAAAATCTTTGGCGTTGCTGGATCTCCTAAGCTCGACTACTACAGCACAGATTTTGGATTCGGGAAGCCGAAAAAATATGAAGTTGTTTCGGAGAAGTTCTCACTTGCTGCATCCAGGGATTCAAGCGGTGGCCTAGAACTCGGATTTGCCTTTTCCAAAAATGAGATGGATGCTTTTACTTCT AGCTGGGTGCTTAGGAGGGGATGTAATCGAGGTGCTGAGCAGGCTACTCTAGGTGCTAGGTTGATGAGGAGGAGAAGCTACTATTGGGCAGGTGGAGGTTATCCCGGGTTTTCGGGGGTGACAAGGCAAGGGGGTGACGACATGTGTCCAGGTGCTCCAAAGGTGGCGAGCTGGGTGCTTACAAGGCGTTCTGTTGCTCATTCGAGCGGAGCCTTCGGCGCGGGGAAGGGTGTAACCCCTACGGAACGGGCAGACGCTGTTGGGGCCTGTTGGTCTTGCGGGCACCGTAGGGTACCT